In the genome of Aedes aegypti strain LVP_AGWG chromosome 2, AaegL5.0 Primary Assembly, whole genome shotgun sequence, the window CAAGGAATCAACAGACGGTGCTTGAGAGTAGCTTACCATCTATAGTGTGAAATTTCGAGaatttaaaatataacaaaGTCAAAAGCGGCGCTGAACACGTCCTTACGGTAATCGGGGAAGGAAAACAATGTTAgtatgacatccattgttactaagaaccgagtatacctctgcatcttcatgattGTGGAACATGATTCTAAATAGTCTTCTATCAGTCTATGAAGATACGTCAACGTTGACACTTCttatgtcgaacaattcaaatttgtttttgtgtaactataaaaacagaaaaaaagcaTGTATTCTATGATATGTATTATGTAGAATATGAATAGTAGTACGTCGACACATGGAGTGTCGAACCATGCAATTTTTTGTATAAATAGATGAGCGCAACATTCATACTGCATTCACGATAAGGATGTGTGTACACATATTTCCCTTATTTAGAACAGAAGCATGACATGAGCGCAGTAATGATAATCCATTCTCGGCATTGAAGCTCCCAGTCACTTTTATTTTGTCATCAACGCACCTGACGTAACGGGCTATTATAATAATATGCGCTGCTTGATTTTTACAAAGCACTGCCTAGAAGACGcgtgaaaacataaaaaaatacttcaacgACGCAAATGCGAACCATCTTGCTGCATATAACGCCAAGCACCTAGATAAATGTTcgagaaaaaacttttttttttattatgtttttttttttttataataatccaGTTTCAACTGAAATGATGTTTAAAGgtagttaagttttttttttttttggtttacaTACCCACTATCGAAGTTGCCCTTAAACCGAAAATCGACTTATGGTTATATGAGAAAGTATGGAATCTTTCATCTGCAATTGATAACTGGTTTATCATtgctaattttaaaaatataaaataaaaaccttTGAAACAGAATGCAGAGATAATCAgacttttttccaaaaaataaactATCAAACCTGCTCCGTTATACGGTACTTAGTTTACGAATATCCACCCACATAACAAGAAAATGAAAGTGAACATGTGAACAAgtgaaatgaccattatgctaTTACTGTATAATATCTTTATTGACAATCAATGATCATATTCGACTAGTTTTCTGGAACGATTTCGCGCGTAAAAGCAACTTTCACCCAGTGACTTGAATCCTAGCTTCTCAAACATCGCTCTAGATTCCAAGTTACCCATAATCGCCGTCCCGTAGCAGTTTAATCCAACATTTGCGACCTCTCGGGCAATTGCTCTTACCATCAAACTTCCGTAGCCTTTTCGCTGATGCTCTTTCACAACTTCCAATGGTCCTATGGCACCGTTTGGCCAACAGAAACACCACGCCAGCAGCTCTCCTATTTCGTTGAACAGCCCTACTGACGGATTCCACGCCGTCAGCCTTTTGAGGAAGTATTCCGATCCCTCACATCGATGGGGCCAAACTCGATTGGCGAAAGTGGCATGATGGATTGACAGTTTCTTGGTGTGAAGGCCACTGGGAATGCTCGAGCTCAATTTGAGACATTCTTCCCGGGGAAGTTCGTAGATAACACATGGATGATCCCACAGTAGATCAATTGATAGGTTTTCAAAGGTTTCTTCAAAAGCTGAACGTTGGCGCATAGGAATGCAACACATTTTGTAGGAATAGTCCCAATCGATTAGGAAAAGCGCACGCTTCAATGAATCATTTGAATCTTCCACAGTGTAGGCATACATTTGGTAACGGTCCTAAAAGTTTTCTtcgtaaaaaatgaaaattgaagttAAGTATGTGAATTTAACAGCTTACCAAAATAATGCAGGTCCCGTTCTTCTTCCAACTGTCACTCAAGCCTAGTATCTGCAGCTGCTTAATCTTCGGATCGATTCCAATCCAATTGATATAGTTTTGGACAGTGTTATAAGCCAACTGATGCCGAGGCCAGTCACGTTTGTAAACATCCCGCAATAGATGCCATTCCTCAGATGCAATGGCCTTCAGATGATCTTCAACTTCCATTATTCGGACAAGACACGACTTTGCTCTAGTTTTGCAGCGTTTGATTTAACCAAACAGTCATGTTTAACCAAAGCGGTGAACGAACTGAGCGAATCATCCACAGAACACCACTTGGGCTTGATAAGATAAGAGCGTTACGCATTTTTGAGCACATCTCGATCGGGCATTGATTTGGTTGTTTAGTGCTCAAGTACCGATGATGAGGGTAACAATGgaaaatatgagacagaatgaaccgAAAAAGAAGTTTATGTCTAGTAGTATCATTTagttaatacaaaaatatgaaaatgctGGCAACTAATTTgtatttcaacatttttgtcATAAATTCTCAAGAGACTTTTCTATATGAATATATGTTGCTCACCTTGTTTTAAGGCAGagtaggccatcattgaaattCGTACTgtgcatcgatgattgtggatATTTCGTCTCACAGATGTacatcaatgaaaatcgattagttttgcactgacatagctgaaaaaatATAAGCATACTTTCAGaatgtaagcgcaagtagtgatacttttctgaatcaatattacCTATGAcaactgagttttatcactttgaaattacgAGCTGCAACACAGATAACCAAAAGTCGCAAAATGGTTCACGtgataactcgtttattcatacatatTACaacaaacccgcaaaacacggtggataaaatcgtcagattgatgagtttcctagCATAAAACGcatattttctgagttcatttgtacattttgtttcgtcccgtacattcgtacaaagtaagtcggatcaatctgtagcagctgtcaaatcaacatttgttatcataagttaagtcgcataagatcacaggttagttcggtagaaaatttaaacactcgcattgtatgctattattcttCACATAActtcacataatatatgcacgtatattgcCTCTACTTTTACACGTAGAAggtcttttcgcgacatcttataagtgaaatgttgcaaagcctccaggtgaatTCGTTATACGTGTCTGGGtatttacatcctcatcaagacacttccagagagtagtttatcattcttggttgatatatttaacgaacgttttcaataaatgaaaaatgtcaAGGTTATACTAATTTAAAAACCGGACAAAGAACCTGCAaaagcttccagctatcgtccaatcagcttgctttctgCTTGctttat includes:
- the LOC5572621 gene encoding uncharacterized protein LOC5572621, whose product is MEVEDHLKAIASEEWHLLRDVYKRDWPRHQLAYNTVQNYINWIGIDPKIKQLQILGLSDSWKKNGTCIILDRYQMYAYTVEDSNDSLKRALFLIDWDYSYKMCCIPMRQRSAFEETFENLSIDLLWDHPCVIYELPREECLKLSSSIPSGLHTKKLSIHHATFANRVWPHRCEGSEYFLKRLTAWNPSVGLFNEIGELLAWCFCWPNGAIGPLEVVKEHQRKGYGSLMVRAIAREVANVGLNCYGTAIMGNLESRAMFEKLGFKSLGESCFYARNRSRKLVEYDH